From Toxorhynchites rutilus septentrionalis strain SRP chromosome 2, ASM2978413v1, whole genome shotgun sequence, a single genomic window includes:
- the LOC129767919 gene encoding 1-phosphatidylinositol 4,5-bisphosphate phosphodiesterase gamma-1: MSFSSVSLTGLGEMEQIICRLERGTLIQKFYPRRKPEKKTLMLRRETRQITWSSPSQNNRANFEGALELREVKEIRLGKGSKDFEKWPEETKKVEIRKCFVVLYGSEFKLRSLSVVALSEKECDMWIKGLKYMVADTNNAPYWLQVERWLRKEFYAMENSRETVTLKEVKCFLPKVNCKITTAKLNEIFNDVDSRKRSELGFDDFTRLYQKLMISTNVIKDYFDGSIAYSKNGQIVTLKEFQKFLIDVQNDQLGNDDDAVSNFIREYVQDPVRDVQEPYLKIQEFVDFLFSRQNEIWDKECDAVYQDMNQPLSHYWISSSHNTYLTGDQFSSESSVEAYARALRMGCRCIELDCWDGPDNMPLIFHGHTFTTKIKFKDAIKTIKEHAFVTSEYPVILSIEQNCSLAQQRKMATAMQEVFGDMLLTQQIEKNEIQLPSPHQLRRKIILKHKKLPENGTKSEDGVIPNDGALIRADENELDIRNTVKNGILFLEDPVDKVWNPHFFVLTQHKLFYTDSQRTEREDVRDDDLETSFSRPKESVTNDELHFGENWFHGKLSGGREEAESLLRQYALLGDGTFLVRESVTFVGDYCLSFWRQGKPNHCRIKLKQEKGVTKYYLMENNLFDSLYCLIIYYRQNPLRSSEFYITLREPVPQPNKHETKDWYHQNTTREQSEIILHQMYNDGAFLVRPSDKGPNAFVISFRAHKKIKHCRIKVEGRLYSVGGMDFESLIDLVNFYTKHPLYKKVRLTHPIPKDMLKRINTMNGPEDNGAYSYMDPSCMTEKITVKALYDYKAQRDDELSFCKHAIIMNVDKKSNELWWTGDYGGKKQHYFPANYVQEISVNDNNNDDSGGDSLMLGSLQKGSLDVHGAVVEMSYGPHADLERVLRIQNPSMQNVFEVGVQSKDLAIEWMNSIKEAAQNASVLEDERRKMERNSRVAKEMSDMIIYCRSVPFKSSGWLFYEMSSFPETKAEKCFLQQDTKMFVRYHRNQISRVYPKGQRLDSSNYNPIALWNTGSQMIALNFQTPDKPMQLNQAKFRDNGACGYMLKPNFMLRDEFDPNDPNILVGVSEKNIIIKIIGARHLCKGGRNIASPLVEIELLGATFDNGIKHRTRAVVDNGFNPVWNEICEFRVINTYFAMLRFEVQDEDMFGEPNFIGQAVFPVNALRTGYRSVPLKNKYSEELELATLLVHISIRINEQNGINRTDSFS; the protein is encoded by the exons ATGAGTTTCTCAAGTGTTAGCTTAACGGGGTTAGGCGAAATGGAACAGATTATCTGCAGGCTGGAACGTGGCACGTTAATCCAAAAGTTCTACCCCCGGCGTAAACCAGAAAAGAAAACATTGATGCTTCGAAGGGAAACACGGCAA ataaCGTGGTCATCGCCTTCACAAAACAATCGCGCAAATTTTGAAGGGGCGCTCGAGCTACGCGAAGTAAAAGAAATTCGCTTGGGAAAAGGTTCTAAGGATTTTGAAAAGTGGCCAGAGGAAACCAAGAAAgttgaaattcgaaaatgttttgttgtgcTCTATGGAAGTGAATTTAAGTTACGTTCACTTTCAGTGGTTG CTCTTTCCGAAAAAGAATGCGACATGTGGATCAAAGGTCTCAAATACATGGTTGCAGATACAAACAACGCCCCGTACTGGTTGCAGGTTGAGCGATGGCTGAGGAAAGAATTTTATGCAATGGAAAATTCCCGTGAGACAGTGACTCTCAAAGAAGTGAAGTGTTTCTTACCAAAAGTAAACTGTAAAATAACAACAGCcaagttgaatgaaattttcaacGATGTCGATTCTCGAAAACGCAGTGAACTTGGATTCGACGATTTTACTCGACTTTATCAAAAACTTATGATCTCCACGAATGTTATAAAGGATTATTTCGACGGTTCAATAGCGTACTCGAAAAACGGTCAGATCGTTACCTTGAaggaatttcaaaaatttttaattgaCGTACAAAATGACCAATTGGGCAACGACGATGATGCAGTTTCAAATTTCATTCGGGAGTATGTGCAAGATCCAGTCAGAGACGTCCAAGAGCCTTATCTTAAAATACAAGAG TTCGTTGATTTCTTATTTTCGCGGCAAAACGAAATTTGGGACAAAGAATGTGACGCTGTGTATCAGGATATGAATCAGCCACTTTCTCATTATTGGATATCATCATCTCATAACACCTACCTAACTGGCGATCAGTTTTCCAGTGAATCCTCAGTGGAGGCATACGCACGAGCATTGCGTATGGGATGTCGTTGTATTGAATTGGACTGCTGGGACGGTCCCGATAATATGCCATTGATTTTCCATGGACACACATTTacaacgaaaataaaattcaaggATGCCATTAAAACTATTAAAGAGCATGCTTTCGTAACATCTGAATATCCAGTTATTTTATCAATCGAACAGAATTGCTCTCTAGCTCAACAGCGCAAAATGGCCACAGCGATGCAAGAAGTATTCGGTGATATGTTGCTTACGCAACAAATTGAGAAAAACGAAATACAGTTACCTTCGCCGCATCAGCTTAGAAGAAAGATAATTCTTAAGCACAAAAAACTGCCAGAAAATGGAACAAAATCGGAGGATGGAGTAATTCCCAATGATGGAGCATTGATACGTGCCGATGAAAATGAACTCGACATAAGGAATACGGTGAAAAATGGGATACTTTTCTTGGAAGATCCTGTGGACAAAGTTTGGAATCCACACTTTTTTGTTCTGACGCAACATAAACTTTTTTACACCGATAGTCAGAG AACTGAACGAGAAGATGTGCGTGACGATGATCTCGAGACCAGTTTCTCAAGACCGAAGGAGAGCGTCACCAATGACGAATTGCATTTCGGTGAGAATTGGTTTCATGGCAAGTTGTCCGGTGGCCGCGAGGAAGCCGAAAGTCTTCTACGCCAGTATGCACTTCTTGGTGATGGAACATTTTTGGTGCGTGAAAGTGTGACATTTGTAGGAGATTATTGTCTGTCTTTTTGGCGTCAAGGAAAACCCAATCATTGCAG GATCAAACTTAAACAGGAAAAGGGTGTTACCAAATACTATTTGATGGAGAACAATTTGTTCGACAGTTTATattgtttaattatttattatcgCCAGAATCCGCTGAGAAGCTCA GAATTTTATATCACCTTAAGGGAACCGGTTCCGCAACCAAATAAACATGAGACTAAAGATTGGTACCACCAGAATACAACTCGGGAACAATCTGAAATTATATTACACCAAATGTATAACGATGGAGCATTCCTAGTCAGGCCCAGTGATAAAGGACCGAATGCATTTGTGATTTCATTCAG GGCACACAAGAAAATCAAGCACTGTCGCATAAAAGTGGAAGGCCGTTTGTACAGTGTTGGAGGAATGGATTTCGAGAGTTTGATAGATCTTGTCAATTTCTACACAAAGCATCCTTTGTATAAGAAAGTGAGGCTGACTCACCCAATACCTAAGGATATGCTCAAAAGAATTAACACAATGAAT GGTCCCGAAGATAACGGTGCCTACAGTTACATGGATCCATCCTGCATGACTGAGAAG ATTACCGTTAAAGCTCTCTACGATTATAAAGCACAGCGGGACGATGAATTGTCATTTTGCAAGCATGCGATCATCATGAATGTTGACAAGAAGAGCAATGAATTATGGTGGACGGGTGACTACGGTGGTAAGAAACAGCATTACTTTCCGGCGAATTATGTTCAAGAAATAAGTGTCAATGACAATAACAATGATGATAGTGGGGGAGATTCCTTGATGCTAGGAAGTCTACAGAAAG GATCACTCGATGTTCATGGAGCAGTCGTGGAAATGAGCTATGGTCCTCATGCTGATTTGGAACGGGTGTTGCGCATTCAGAATCCCTCTATGCAGAATGTGTTCGAAGTTGGAGTGCAAAGCAAGGATCTTGCCATTGAATGGATGAACTCCATCAAGGAGGCAGCCCAAAACGCAAGCGTGCTTGAAGATGAACGcagaaaaatggaaagaaattCTCGGGTGGCCAAAGAAATGTCTGACATGATCATATACTGTCGAAGTGTACCGTTCAAAAGCTCTGGATGGTTATTCTATGAAATGTCAAGCTTCCCGGAAACCAAAGCCGAAAAATGTTTCCTTCAACAAGACACGAAAATGTTTGTGCGGTATCATCGTAATCAAATTAGCAGGGTGTATCCTAAGGGGCAACGTTTAGATTCTTCCAACTACAATCCGATAGCTCTGTGGAATACAGGATCTCAAATGATAGCTCTTAACTTCCAAACCCCTGATAAACCCATGCAATTGAATCAAGCGAAATTCAGAGATAATGGAGCGTGTGGATACATGTTGAAACCAAACTTTATGCTGCGTGACGAGTTCGATCCAAACGATCCAAACATACTGGTGGGtgtcagtgaaaaaaatatcatcatAAAAATCATAGGTGCCAGACACCTCTGCAAAGGAGGTAGAAATATAGCAAGTCCACTTGTGGAAATTGAACTTCTGGGAGCTACATTTGACAATGGAATAAAACATCGGACAAGGGCTGTGG TTGACAATGGCTTCAATCCGGTTTGGAACGAAATCTGCGAATTCAGAGTTATTAATACTTATTTTGCAATGCTTCGATTCGAGGTTCAGGATGAAGATATGTTCGGCGAGCCTAACTTCATTGGGCAGGCTGTATTTCCG GTCAATGCTCTTCGTACTGGATACcggagcgttcctttaaagaacAAATATAGCGAAGAACTGGAGTTGGCCACACTTCTTGTTCATATAAGCATCCGCATAAACGAACAG AATGGAATCAATAGGACGGATTCATTTAGCTAG